Proteins from a genomic interval of Yoonia sp. GPGPB17:
- a CDS encoding M50 family metallopeptidase — translation MRILKGHWQLLLLTATVFAFWQTTALVPLKILVVFFHEASHAIATILTGGEVVSLSVSADQGGLVLSRGGSRFWTLTAGYLGSLVIGVMLLIAATKTKLDRQVMALTGVIILIIAGFHVRDVFALGFTIGTGLAMIAAAVMLNHNINDMILRVIGLTSMIYVPFDIFSDTIARSNLRSDARMLAEEFGGTTVMWGGLWLGISLAIIWWALRHVLGRSSNLTLR, via the coding sequence TTGCGCATCCTGAAAGGGCATTGGCAGTTATTGCTGCTTACCGCGACGGTCTTTGCCTTTTGGCAAACCACCGCACTTGTACCTCTCAAAATTCTGGTCGTCTTCTTTCATGAGGCATCACACGCTATCGCTACTATTCTAACTGGGGGTGAAGTCGTCAGCCTATCCGTCTCGGCTGATCAAGGTGGCCTTGTGCTCAGCCGGGGTGGCAGCCGTTTCTGGACGCTTACCGCGGGCTATCTGGGCTCACTTGTGATCGGCGTCATGCTCCTGATCGCAGCGACCAAAACCAAACTGGACAGGCAGGTTATGGCGTTGACCGGCGTCATCATCCTGATCATCGCGGGATTCCATGTGCGCGACGTATTCGCGCTTGGTTTCACCATTGGCACGGGCCTTGCAATGATCGCAGCCGCCGTGATGTTGAACCACAACATCAATGACATGATCCTGCGCGTGATTGGTCTGACCAGCATGATCTACGTGCCTTTCGATATCTTCAGCGACACGATCGCACGGTCCAACCTGCGGTCCGACGCGCGGATGCTGGCCGAGGAATTTGGCGGTACAACAGTGATGTGGGGTGGGTTGTGGCTGGGAATCAGCCTCGCAATTATTTGGTGGGCACTACGGCACGTCTTAGGGCGCAGCAGCAATCTGACACTGCGCTGA
- a CDS encoding lytic transglycosylase domain-containing protein produces the protein MGNARGRAAQAYILASRHYLTEGASYADLEWLSGYISLTYLGDPAQALGHFQNALRASSSPISLGRMHYWIGRTHEVKGDADLAADAYSAGAAHQTSFYGLLASEKVGRPLNPTLAGTQVDWQGAPVFDNDIVQAALMLLASGERGAAFTFFAQLGQTLNATELAQLGAYLTEIDEQRYTVLLGKAAVARGILIPAIYFPIHDMAAMDLPVETSLALSIARRESEFNEGIASPVGALGLMQVMPATAREVSGNLGLPYARGRLTNDWQYNATLGAAYLAYLEEEFGQSPVMIAAGYNAGPSRPLRWMDERGDPRLLEMDVVDWIEHIPFRETRNYVMRVTESIPIYEARLTGQTGPVRFTDLLIGTKPIVRPRARPAATPPATSTSSAPPLVRPVARP, from the coding sequence TTGGGAAATGCGCGAGGGCGCGCCGCGCAGGCCTATATTCTGGCATCACGCCACTATCTGACCGAAGGCGCGTCTTACGCTGATTTGGAGTGGCTGTCTGGCTATATCTCTCTAACATATCTGGGTGACCCCGCGCAGGCGCTGGGGCATTTTCAGAATGCGCTGCGGGCGTCGAGTAGCCCAATTTCCTTGGGGCGCATGCACTATTGGATTGGTCGGACGCATGAGGTGAAAGGTGACGCCGATCTGGCGGCAGATGCTTACAGCGCAGGGGCCGCGCATCAGACCAGTTTTTATGGACTTCTGGCGTCAGAAAAGGTGGGCCGCCCTCTCAACCCGACCCTGGCTGGAACGCAGGTAGACTGGCAGGGCGCGCCTGTCTTCGACAATGATATCGTGCAGGCGGCCTTGATGTTGCTTGCCAGCGGCGAACGTGGCGCGGCGTTTACGTTCTTTGCGCAGTTGGGACAGACATTAAATGCGACAGAGTTGGCCCAACTTGGGGCTTACCTGACCGAGATCGACGAGCAGCGTTATACAGTCTTACTGGGCAAAGCTGCGGTTGCCCGGGGCATTCTGATACCTGCGATTTACTTCCCTATTCACGATATGGCTGCAATGGATTTGCCTGTGGAAACTTCGCTGGCATTGTCAATTGCGCGCCGGGAAAGCGAATTTAACGAAGGTATTGCGAGCCCCGTTGGTGCACTCGGCCTGATGCAGGTTATGCCAGCGACGGCGCGCGAGGTGTCGGGCAATCTCGGGCTGCCTTATGCCCGTGGTCGGTTGACGAATGACTGGCAGTATAACGCGACCTTAGGTGCAGCGTACCTTGCCTATCTGGAAGAAGAGTTCGGCCAAAGCCCGGTGATGATAGCAGCAGGTTATAACGCTGGCCCCAGCCGCCCGCTGCGCTGGATGGATGAACGGGGTGATCCGCGGTTGCTTGAGATGGATGTCGTGGATTGGATTGAACATATACCCTTCCGCGAAACCCGGAATTACGTGATGCGCGTCACCGAAAGCATCCCGATTTATGAGGCGCGGTTGACCGGACAAACGGGGCCTGTGCGTTTCACTGACCTCTTGATTGGGACCAAACCCATTGTGCGACCGCGTGCACGCCCAGCTGCAACGCCGCCAGCGACATCGACATCTAGCGCGCCACCATTGGTCCGCCCGGTGGCGCGCCCCTGA
- the smpB gene encoding SsrA-binding protein SmpB, whose product MAKKPKNKNYKVIAENRRVRYDYAIEDDLEVGIILTGSEVKSLRTGQSNIADSYASVDDGELWLTNAYIAPYDRAMFTHEERRKRKLLASKRELARLWNATKREGMTLVPLVMYFNDRGLVKLKIATAKGKKNHDKRETEAKRDWGRQKQRLLRHGD is encoded by the coding sequence ATGGCCAAGAAACCCAAAAACAAAAACTACAAAGTGATCGCCGAAAACCGGCGTGTCCGCTACGACTATGCCATTGAGGATGATCTTGAGGTCGGTATCATTCTGACCGGGTCCGAAGTCAAATCCCTGCGCACCGGCCAATCCAATATCGCTGACAGCTATGCCAGCGTAGACGATGGAGAGCTATGGCTGACCAACGCTTACATCGCCCCCTACGACCGCGCCATGTTCACCCACGAGGAACGGCGCAAACGCAAGCTCTTGGCTAGCAAACGCGAGCTGGCCCGCCTTTGGAACGCCACCAAGCGCGAGGGCATGACGCTGGTCCCGCTGGTGATGTATTTCAATGACCGGGGTCTTGTGAAACTCAAGATCGCCACCGCGAAGGGTAAGAAAAATCACGACAAGCGCGAGACCGAAGCCAAACGTGACTGGGGCCGTCAGAAACAGCGCTTGCTCCGCCACGGGGATTAA
- a CDS encoding ion channel — protein MFVQIALGTILMLFSILIAGISFWLMETWLLRYRPWLTRAPHRPKLIVVLCIAAVWIMAQMTAGVWAWALTMMALGVFDTLELSVYFSLVAFTTLGFGDVLLPIEWRLLGGMAAANGLLNIGLVTALLVEALRQVRLQQLQMTKADS, from the coding sequence ATGTTTGTTCAAATTGCACTTGGCACCATATTGATGCTGTTTTCCATCTTGATTGCAGGCATCAGTTTCTGGCTGATGGAAACATGGTTGTTAAGGTATCGCCCCTGGCTGACGCGCGCGCCACATCGCCCCAAGCTGATTGTTGTGCTGTGTATCGCGGCCGTTTGGATCATGGCGCAAATGACAGCAGGGGTGTGGGCCTGGGCGCTCACGATGATGGCATTGGGTGTGTTTGATACGTTGGAACTGTCTGTCTATTTTTCACTGGTGGCGTTCACCACGCTGGGGTTTGGCGATGTTCTGCTGCCGATTGAATGGCGTCTGCTGGGCGGTATGGCTGCAGCCAATGGGCTGCTGAATATTGGTCTGGTGACAGCATTGTTGGTCGAGGCTTTGCGGCAGGTCCGCTTGCAGCAACTTCAAATGACGAAGGCAGACAGTTGA
- the dapA gene encoding 4-hydroxy-tetrahydrodipicolinate synthase, with protein sequence MFKGSLPALVTPFSNGQVDVDALKKLVNWHVDQGSHGLVPVGTTGESPTLTHAEHDLVVETVVNEAAGRTPVIAGAGSNNTAETVRLVEAAKTAGADAALVVTPYYNKPTQAGLIAHFTAAADCGLPIIIYNIPPRSVIDMTPDTMAELAKHEMIIGVKDATADLSRVPAQRMRCGPDFIQLSGEDATALGYNAHGGQGCISVTANIAPKLIAEFQETTLAGDYAKALTQLDRLMPLHEAVFTEPGLVGAKYGMSLLGMCSEEVRSPLVGLTDGTKEKVRAAMVHAGLLN encoded by the coding sequence ATGTTTAAGGGATCACTCCCCGCCCTCGTCACGCCGTTTTCGAACGGCCAAGTCGACGTGGATGCGCTGAAGAAACTTGTGAACTGGCATGTCGATCAGGGGTCACACGGGCTGGTGCCGGTGGGCACGACAGGCGAAAGCCCGACGCTAACACACGCCGAGCATGATTTGGTTGTCGAAACTGTGGTGAATGAAGCGGCTGGGCGTACCCCAGTGATCGCCGGTGCTGGCTCGAACAACACGGCCGAAACCGTACGCCTTGTCGAGGCGGCCAAGACCGCTGGCGCGGATGCCGCCCTTGTGGTGACACCCTACTACAATAAGCCGACCCAGGCTGGTTTAATCGCCCACTTTACAGCCGCCGCGGATTGCGGATTGCCGATCATTATCTACAATATCCCGCCACGTTCGGTGATCGACATGACGCCGGATACGATGGCGGAACTGGCCAAGCACGAGATGATCATCGGCGTGAAAGATGCAACGGCCGATCTGTCCCGTGTACCAGCCCAGCGGATGCGCTGCGGGCCTGATTTCATCCAGCTGTCGGGCGAAGACGCGACGGCACTTGGATACAATGCGCATGGCGGTCAGGGCTGTATTTCGGTCACGGCAAACATCGCGCCCAAGCTGATCGCCGAGTTTCAGGAAACGACACTGGCAGGTGACTATGCCAAAGCATTGACTCAGTTGGACCGCCTGATGCCGCTGCATGAGGCTGTGTTCACGGAGCCAGGCCTGGTCGGTGCGAAATACGGCATGTCCCTGTTGGGGATGTGTAGCGAAGAAGTCCGTTCGCCTTTGGTGGGTTTGACGGATGGCACAAAAGAAAAGGTGCGCGCAGCGATGGTGCATGCCGGACTGCTGAATTGA
- the sseA gene encoding 3-mercaptopyruvate sulfurtransferase, producing MADDPKTLVSIDWLAAHLKDPDLRIFDASWYMPDSGRDAKAEYAAYHIPGARFFDIDEISDGRSELPHMAPPVEKFMSRMRAMGVGDGHQVVVYDGAGLFSAARVWWLFRLMGQTNIAVLDGGLPKWVADGHEITNAAPTIRDRHMTVKMEGHRVRDVTDVARAAKLGDYSIIDARAPGRFKGEDPEPREGMRAGHIPGSQNVFYKDLLNTDNTMKAPADLEAIFKKAGVDLSKPAITTCGSGVTAAILSVALERIGKTDHALYDGSWSEWGMYADLPIATGA from the coding sequence ATGGCGGATGACCCAAAAACACTGGTCAGCATCGATTGGCTGGCCGCCCATCTCAAAGACCCTGATCTGCGGATCTTTGATGCGTCATGGTACATGCCAGATAGCGGACGCGACGCCAAAGCCGAATACGCTGCTTACCACATCCCCGGCGCACGCTTCTTTGATATTGATGAGATCAGTGATGGCCGGTCAGAACTGCCTCATATGGCACCACCGGTAGAAAAATTCATGTCCCGGATGCGTGCAATGGGCGTCGGCGACGGGCATCAGGTTGTTGTTTATGATGGCGCGGGGCTGTTTTCGGCGGCCCGCGTCTGGTGGTTGTTCCGCCTGATGGGCCAGACCAACATTGCCGTTCTTGACGGCGGGCTACCCAAATGGGTGGCCGATGGGCATGAAATCACCAATGCGGCCCCCACAATCCGCGACCGCCATATGACCGTGAAGATGGAAGGGCACCGCGTGCGCGACGTGACAGATGTTGCCCGCGCGGCCAAGCTGGGCGACTACAGCATCATTGATGCGCGCGCGCCCGGGCGCTTCAAAGGCGAAGACCCGGAACCCCGTGAAGGCATGCGCGCAGGCCATATCCCCGGATCGCAGAATGTCTTTTATAAAGATCTGCTCAACACCGACAACACGATGAAAGCGCCCGCCGACCTTGAGGCCATCTTCAAGAAAGCCGGTGTCGATCTGAGCAAACCGGCGATCACAACCTGCGGGTCTGGCGTGACCGCCGCCATCCTGTCAGTTGCCCTTGAACGCATCGGCAAAACGGATCATGCGCTTTATGACGGGTCATGGTCCGAATGGGGCATGTATGCCGACCTTCCAATCGCCACCGGAGCCTAA
- a CDS encoding pyridoxamine 5'-phosphate oxidase family protein, which yields MADHVVNDVFELEALYGTPGKASLIKVAPQLTPLYRKWIMASRFCVVSTVGPDGTDGSPRGDDGPVVQELDAQTLLLPDWRGNNRIDTLRNIVNDGRISLMFVVPGSDNVIRVNGTAVVSLAPYLLGRFTQNGRQPRSVVVIKITEVYSQCARALIRARLWSSDDESAGLPTIGELLAEQEAGFDGTEYDAEWAGRAAKTMW from the coding sequence ATGGCTGATCATGTGGTCAACGATGTGTTTGAGCTTGAGGCCCTTTATGGGACCCCCGGCAAAGCTTCGTTGATCAAAGTCGCCCCGCAACTGACACCGCTTTATCGCAAATGGATCATGGCTTCACGCTTTTGCGTGGTGTCAACCGTCGGGCCGGACGGCACTGACGGCAGCCCACGTGGCGACGATGGCCCTGTGGTGCAGGAGTTGGATGCCCAGACCTTGTTGTTGCCGGATTGGCGCGGCAACAATCGTATCGACACACTGCGCAACATCGTGAATGACGGACGTATCAGTCTGATGTTCGTGGTCCCGGGATCAGACAATGTGATCCGGGTGAATGGGACGGCGGTTGTATCGCTCGCCCCCTATCTGCTGGGACGGTTCACGCAAAATGGCCGCCAACCCCGCAGTGTTGTCGTGATCAAAATTACCGAGGTTTATAGCCAATGCGCGCGTGCTTTGATACGCGCGCGGCTTTGGTCTTCGGATGATGAAAGTGCCGGGCTACCGACGATTGGCGAACTGCTGGCTGAGCAGGAAGCAGGATTTGATGGTACAGAGTACGATGCCGAGTGGGCCGGGCGCGCCGCAAAAACGATGTGGTAG
- a CDS encoding amino acid aminotransferase, whose product MLENLTAQPADKILALMAKYKADPRTDKVDLGVGVYKDATGNTPVMRAVKEAERRILADQSTKAYTGLAGDPAFGAVMKDLVLGDSVLNERVAAVATPGGTGAIRQALELIRIAAPKATVWLSNPTWPNHPSIIKYLGMRMAEYRYFDNETRSVDFDGMIADLQSVAPGDIVLLHGCCHNPTGANLSYEQMAQVISLMQNKGAVPFVDIAYQGFGDGLADDAKATRQIASSFENCLIAASCSKNFGVYRERTGILMAVCKDADQQALAQQNLAFLNRQNYSFPPDHGARVVTTILQDPELRADWEAELEETRNGMLALRQQLADELKRLTNSDRFDFLAHHRGMFSRLGTTPEMVEKLRADHGIYMVGDSRMNIAGLNAQTVPVLAKAIVEAGV is encoded by the coding sequence ATGCTTGAAAACCTTACCGCCCAACCTGCCGACAAAATCCTGGCGCTGATGGCCAAGTATAAAGCCGATCCGCGCACTGACAAAGTCGATCTGGGCGTCGGCGTCTATAAGGACGCGACGGGCAATACGCCTGTCATGCGCGCCGTAAAAGAAGCGGAGCGTCGCATTCTGGCCGACCAGTCAACCAAAGCCTATACCGGGCTGGCAGGCGATCCTGCCTTTGGTGCGGTGATGAAAGACCTCGTGCTGGGCGACAGCGTGTTGAACGAACGTGTTGCTGCCGTCGCCACCCCCGGTGGGACAGGTGCGATCCGTCAGGCGCTGGAACTCATCCGCATCGCCGCCCCCAAGGCCACCGTATGGCTCTCCAACCCGACATGGCCAAACCACCCGTCGATCATCAAATACCTTGGCATGCGCATGGCCGAGTACCGCTATTTCGACAATGAAACACGCAGTGTGGATTTTGACGGCATGATTGCCGACCTGCAGAGTGTTGCGCCCGGCGATATCGTTCTGCTGCATGGCTGTTGCCACAACCCCACAGGCGCAAACCTGTCGTATGAGCAAATGGCGCAAGTCATCAGTCTGATGCAAAATAAGGGCGCTGTACCTTTTGTCGACATCGCCTATCAGGGCTTTGGCGACGGACTGGCTGATGATGCAAAGGCAACGCGCCAGATCGCCAGCAGCTTTGAAAACTGCCTGATCGCGGCGAGTTGTTCGAAAAACTTCGGCGTTTATCGCGAGCGGACGGGTATTCTGATGGCTGTCTGCAAGGATGCTGATCAGCAGGCGCTGGCCCAACAGAACCTCGCTTTCCTGAACCGCCAAAACTACTCCTTCCCGCCGGACCACGGCGCACGGGTCGTGACGACCATTCTACAAGACCCCGAACTGCGGGCCGATTGGGAAGCGGAACTGGAAGAAACCCGCAATGGCATGCTGGCTTTGCGCCAGCAGCTTGCCGATGAGCTCAAGCGGCTGACCAACAGTGACCGCTTTGATTTCCTCGCACATCACCGCGGGATGTTCAGCCGTTTGGGGACAACGCCCGAGATGGTCGAAAAGCTGCGCGCAGATCACGGGATTTACATGGTGGGCGACAGCAGGATGAACATTGCAGGCCTGAACGCGCAGACGGTGCCGGTGTTGGCCAAAGCCATCGTCGAAGCTGGCGTATAA
- a CDS encoding lysophospholipid acyltransferase family protein, whose translation MSEAIQWVRSLIFNGQMYLAMLVFGILYLPAAIISADGAVAACHAYCRYVRWSAGWMIGLKSEIRGEPPTDEVMVAPKHQSFLDVLMIYGAMPRGKFIFKAILKYAPIIGQFGLRIGCIPVDRGKRGQAIKQMVADVQAGRARPGQLIIYPQGTRIAPGVKAPYKIGTGALYRELNQPVVPVATNVGVFWPKRGVMRKQGTAVFEFLPRIEPGLEVEEFMRRLEHDIETASDRLNKEAGFHG comes from the coding sequence ATGAGCGAGGCGATTCAATGGGTGCGTTCACTGATCTTTAACGGGCAGATGTATCTGGCGATGCTGGTTTTTGGCATCCTCTACCTACCCGCAGCGATTATCTCAGCTGACGGCGCCGTCGCCGCCTGTCATGCCTATTGCCGTTATGTTCGGTGGAGCGCAGGGTGGATGATTGGCCTCAAATCAGAGATTCGGGGCGAGCCACCAACGGATGAGGTGATGGTGGCCCCCAAGCACCAATCGTTCCTTGACGTGCTGATGATTTATGGCGCAATGCCGCGGGGCAAGTTCATCTTCAAAGCTATCCTGAAGTATGCCCCCATCATTGGTCAGTTTGGCTTGCGGATCGGCTGTATCCCGGTGGATCGCGGCAAGCGGGGGCAAGCGATCAAGCAGATGGTTGCGGATGTGCAAGCCGGTCGCGCGCGCCCTGGCCAGTTGATTATCTACCCTCAGGGTACGCGGATCGCGCCGGGTGTGAAGGCGCCTTACAAGATTGGAACGGGCGCTTTGTATCGCGAGCTGAACCAGCCGGTTGTACCGGTTGCCACGAACGTCGGCGTGTTCTGGCCAAAGCGCGGGGTGATGCGCAAACAGGGGACGGCTGTTTTTGAGTTCCTCCCGCGGATTGAGCCGGGGTTGGAGGTGGAAGAGTTTATGCGGCGGTTGGAGCACGATATTGAGACCGCCTCGGATCGGCTGAACAAAGAGGCGGGCTTTCATGGCTGA
- a CDS encoding winged helix-turn-helix domain-containing protein gives MSVPVLSNKAARHVFLARHGLATRPSGAGKGADLKCVIDDLGFVQLDSVNTFARAHDLILWSRRQQFRPKALQHLLHRDRQVFEHWTHDAATIPIESFAHWRLRFARDAVRMEQRWKEWRRGDFMAKIDAVLRQISDDGCCTSGQVGTDESRGSGGWWDWHPSKTALEYLWRSGQVSVVRRDGFTKVYDLTERVIPAEHLNSRHTPEDTIDWCCAGALDRLGFATSGELAAFWDHVTPGEAKSWCADALADGRIIEVDVECVDGKLRRSFTLPDIMDTQVAAPVSRIRILSPFDPALRDRKRAERLFGFSYRIEIFVPAPKRRYGYYVFPVMEGDRLIGRIDMKREDGVLAVRAFWPERGARMGSGRVAALRKELERAAMFGGCGDVRFAEGWITVTDWNLNNVQK, from the coding sequence TTGAGCGTTCCGGTTCTTTCCAACAAAGCGGCCCGCCATGTGTTTCTTGCCCGACATGGCCTTGCGACGCGCCCTTCGGGTGCGGGCAAAGGTGCGGACCTGAAGTGCGTGATTGACGATCTTGGCTTTGTGCAACTGGACAGCGTGAACACCTTTGCCCGCGCGCATGATCTGATCCTGTGGTCGCGCCGTCAGCAGTTCCGGCCCAAAGCGTTGCAGCACTTGCTGCACCGCGACCGGCAGGTGTTTGAACACTGGACCCATGATGCGGCGACAATCCCCATTGAAAGCTTTGCCCATTGGCGCCTGCGCTTTGCCCGCGACGCTGTGCGGATGGAACAGCGGTGGAAGGAATGGCGGCGCGGCGATTTCATGGCCAAGATCGACGCCGTTTTGCGCCAGATTTCGGATGACGGCTGTTGCACCTCGGGTCAGGTTGGCACGGATGAAAGCCGCGGGTCCGGCGGGTGGTGGGATTGGCATCCCTCCAAGACCGCTTTGGAATACCTGTGGCGGTCCGGGCAGGTGTCAGTTGTGCGCCGTGACGGCTTCACTAAGGTCTATGATCTGACCGAGCGGGTTATCCCTGCGGAGCATTTGAACAGCCGCCACACTCCTGAAGACACGATTGATTGGTGCTGTGCGGGTGCCTTGGATCGTCTGGGTTTTGCGACCAGCGGTGAGTTGGCGGCTTTTTGGGATCATGTGACGCCGGGCGAAGCAAAGAGCTGGTGTGCGGACGCGCTCGCGGATGGGCGCATCATTGAGGTCGACGTGGAATGCGTCGATGGCAAGTTGCGTCGGTCATTTACTCTACCGGACATCATGGACACACAGGTTGCTGCCCCCGTGTCACGTATCCGGATTTTGTCGCCTTTTGATCCGGCATTGCGGGATCGCAAGCGCGCCGAGCGCCTTTTCGGGTTTTCTTACCGGATCGAGATTTTCGTCCCTGCGCCGAAACGCCGGTATGGGTATTATGTGTTCCCTGTGATGGAGGGCGACCGTTTGATTGGCCGGATCGATATGAAACGCGAAGATGGCGTTTTGGCTGTCCGTGCGTTCTGGCCCGAGCGAGGTGCGCGCATGGGGTCGGGGCGTGTTGCGGCGTTACGAAAAGAGCTGGAGCGTGCAGCGATGTTTGGCGGTTGCGGAGACGTTCGCTTTGCTGAGGGCTGGATCACGGTCACAGATTGGAACTTGAACAATGTTCAAAAATAA
- a CDS encoding putative quinol monooxygenase: protein MSLTILAQITAVPGKEALVRAELEKLIPITRAEEGCINYDLHVDNENHGFFVFYENWTNRDLWQTHMNAPHLAAYMQATDGAVASFTLNEMSKTS from the coding sequence ATGTCACTGACAATTCTTGCACAAATCACCGCCGTCCCCGGAAAAGAGGCGCTGGTCCGCGCCGAGTTGGAAAAACTGATCCCGATCACGCGCGCCGAAGAGGGGTGCATCAACTATGATCTGCACGTTGACAATGAAAACCACGGCTTCTTTGTCTTTTATGAAAACTGGACAAATCGCGACCTATGGCAGACCCATATGAATGCCCCGCATTTGGCCGCTTATATGCAAGCCACCGATGGCGCGGTCGCATCCTTTACACTGAACGAAATGTCCAAGACCAGCTAG
- a CDS encoding acetyl-CoA carboxylase carboxyltransferase subunit alpha, which translates to MTQYLDFEKPLAEIEGKAEELRAMARENPEMDVAKEAAALDKKASDLLTSLYADLTPWRKCQVARHPERPHCQDYIDALFTEYTPLAGDRNFADDLSVMGGLARIDDIPVMVIGHEKGNDTKSRIERNFGMARPEGYRKAIRLMELADRFGLPVITLVDTPGAYPGKGAEERGQSEAIARSTEKCLELKVPLISVVIGEGGSGGAVAFASANRVAMLEHSIYSVISPEGCASILWKDAEKMRESAEALRLTSKDLHELGVCDRIIPEPEGGAHRNRESAIKSVGEALVTMLNELRDLSGEKLRADRRNKYLALGSKGLAA; encoded by the coding sequence ATGACCCAGTACCTCGACTTTGAAAAACCGCTTGCCGAGATTGAAGGTAAGGCCGAAGAGCTACGCGCGATGGCCCGCGAGAACCCTGAAATGGATGTCGCAAAAGAGGCCGCAGCGCTGGATAAAAAGGCGTCTGACCTGCTGACGTCGCTTTATGCTGACCTGACACCTTGGCGCAAATGTCAGGTGGCCCGCCACCCTGAACGCCCCCATTGCCAAGACTATATTGATGCGCTGTTCACGGAATACACGCCGCTGGCGGGTGATCGGAATTTTGCCGATGACCTGTCTGTGATGGGCGGACTTGCGCGCATCGACGATATCCCGGTCATGGTCATTGGGCACGAAAAGGGCAACGACACGAAATCGCGCATCGAACGCAACTTTGGCATGGCCCGCCCGGAAGGATACCGCAAAGCTATCCGTCTGATGGAACTGGCTGACCGCTTTGGGCTGCCCGTGATCACGCTGGTCGACACCCCCGGTGCCTACCCCGGCAAAGGCGCAGAAGAACGCGGCCAGTCCGAGGCGATTGCCCGTTCGACTGAAAAATGTCTGGAGCTGAAAGTGCCCCTGATCAGCGTTGTGATCGGTGAAGGTGGCTCTGGTGGGGCTGTGGCATTTGCATCCGCCAACCGGGTCGCAATGCTTGAACACTCCATCTACTCGGTGATCAGCCCCGAGGGCTGCGCCTCCATCCTATGGAAAGACGCTGAGAAAATGCGCGAATCTGCAGAAGCCCTGCGTCTGACCTCGAAGGACCTGCACGAACTGGGCGTCTGTGACCGGATCATCCCAGAGCCCGAAGGGGGCGCGCACCGTAACCGCGAATCTGCGATCAAGTCCGTTGGCGAAGCACTGGTCACCATGCTGAACGAACTGCGTGATCTTTCTGGCGAAAAGCTGCGCGCGGACCGGCGCAACAAGTACCTTGCGCTCGGCTCCAAGGGCCTTGCGGCCTAG
- a CDS encoding winged helix-turn-helix transcriptional regulator, with protein sequence MDRFAAYDCSDGCPVEAALEQISGKWKGLAIYHLMGGTMRFNALVRALGDVTQRSLTKQLRELEADGIIHREVYPVVPPKVEYSLTAKGEALRPVIVALHGWGSRNALPLKG encoded by the coding sequence GTGGACCGCTTTGCCGCATATGACTGTAGCGACGGCTGCCCGGTCGAGGCCGCGCTCGAGCAGATTTCGGGTAAATGGAAAGGTCTTGCCATCTATCATCTGATGGGTGGCACAATGCGGTTCAACGCGCTTGTTCGGGCGTTGGGTGACGTGACCCAGCGCAGCCTGACAAAGCAACTCAGAGAGTTGGAGGCGGATGGGATCATCCATCGCGAGGTTTATCCAGTGGTGCCACCCAAGGTGGAGTACAGCCTGACAGCAAAAGGTGAAGCTCTGCGTCCGGTGATTGTTGCGCTGCATGGGTGGGGCAGCCGGAATGCGCTGCCCCTGAAAGGCTAG